The following is a genomic window from Synergistaceae bacterium.
CTGGCTTGCCGAAAACGGTCTGGGGCAGGACTGTGACGGAAAAATGTGTGATCTTTGTGTGGGGGAGGAAGACGAACGGTGTGGAAAGGACGTTTTAAGGAAGAAACGGAACAGGTCGTTCTGAAGTTTTCACAGTCTTTGGATGTGGACTGGAGACTTTACGATCATGATATTCGGGGCAGTATCGCTCATGTGCGGATGTTGGGGGCCGTCGGGCTTCTGGAGAACGGCGAGGCCGAACGGATTGAGGAAGGCCTCCGCACGGTGCGTGAGGAAATCCGCAGAGGGGAGTTCCAACCCTCTGAGAGCCTCGAAGATGTCCATATGAATATCGAAAGCCGCCTGACGGAGCTGTTGGGCCCTGCGGGAGCAAAAGTCCATACGGGACGAAGCCGCAACGATCAGATCGCGACGACGGTGCGTCTTTACCTGAAAGATCGTCTTATGGATTTGCAGGAGGCTCTTTTTGCCTTGTTGTCCGCATTTTTGGACAGGGCGGAAAATCAGGTCGATATTGTTGTACCGGGCTATACGCACCTTCAGCAGGCTCAGCCTGTTTCCATGGGACATTACTGGATGGCGTGGTTCGAGGCGTTTTCAAGGGACTGCAACCGGCTGGAGTCCGCGTTTGCCGCGCTTTCCGAATGCCCGTTGGGCGCGGGGGCCCTGGCGGGGTCCACTCTGCCTCTCGACCGGGAGATGACCTCTCGGCTGCTGGGGTTCGACGGACCAACGCGTAACAGTATGGATACGGTAGCGCAGCGGGATTACATGGCGGATATTCATCATTTTGCCGCGCTCTTTGCCGTTCATGCCAGCCGTCTTGCCGAAGATCT
Proteins encoded in this region:
- the argH gene encoding argininosuccinate lyase codes for the protein MWKGRFKEETEQVVLKFSQSLDVDWRLYDHDIRGSIAHVRMLGAVGLLENGEAERIEEGLRTVREEIRRGEFQPSESLEDVHMNIESRLTELLGPAGAKVHTGRSRNDQIATTVRLYLKDRLMDLQEALFALLSAFLDRAENQVDIVVPGYTHLQQAQPVSMGHYWMAWFEAFSRDCNRLESAFAALSECPLGAGALAGSTLPLDREMTSRLLGFDGPTRNSMDTVAQRDYMADIHHFAALFAVHASRLAEDLVIYSTQEFGWMKLPDSFCTGSSIMPQKKNPDVPELIRGRTGKVLGHMLDLLVTMKGIPMSYDRDLQSDKWGLFESLGTVDGILEVLIPLILRTEVDETTARAGLGRGFALSTDIAEYLVRKGIPFRDAHWKVGKLVKYCIDAKKRFEDLTPEEWKEQLPEAGEDLLPLLTLEQSVARRQTFGGTAFNQVRTQIAEGQKWLSGKKEAVDVLRKKWESYAL